In Lentimicrobium sp. L6, the following proteins share a genomic window:
- a CDS encoding oligosaccharide flippase family protein yields MKNKIIKILKEKNVQSLAGNMLTAGFGFLNFVILARTFDKDIFGEWVLYLTGAAFVEMFRFGITRTALIRFLAGAKEEDQKQLIGSNWLIGLVVSVFIAIVLYALLLIFPERIESSGFVLFFQWYPILAFLNLPFNNALTILQARQQFDKIFVVRFLNSGLFFFGLLVNFLWLHKGLLEVIWFHLIISFVVSLVTVLLNWDGILNIFHATKEKNKTILNFGKYTTITLIGTNLLKSADTFIIALSPLGVTAVALYSIPLKLTELLQIPLRSFVATAFPKMSKASIEGDLKMVRYYFYSYSGSITILFIPVTIITFFFSDFFVLLLGGEKYLGIDPVTGASASLIFKVFAIYGMLLPIDRLTGVGLDSINKPKKNFYKIIFMVVANIIGDLIAVFVFESLLAVAVVTIIFTLIGLIIGYYYLHKEIDLKFRLIFIEGWKVYSNKIKELL; encoded by the coding sequence ATGAAGAACAAAATAATTAAAATACTCAAGGAGAAAAATGTTCAATCATTAGCAGGGAATATGCTAACAGCTGGTTTTGGGTTTTTAAATTTTGTGATTTTGGCAAGAACTTTTGATAAAGATATTTTTGGAGAATGGGTATTGTATCTTACAGGAGCTGCTTTTGTTGAGATGTTTCGTTTTGGGATTACCAGAACAGCATTAATACGTTTTTTAGCAGGAGCAAAAGAAGAAGATCAAAAACAGTTAATTGGTTCTAACTGGTTGATTGGTTTAGTAGTAAGTGTGTTTATTGCCATCGTTTTATATGCTTTACTTTTAATATTTCCAGAGAGAATAGAAAGTTCAGGTTTTGTTCTCTTTTTTCAATGGTATCCTATATTGGCCTTTTTGAATCTACCCTTTAATAATGCACTAACCATACTTCAAGCTCGTCAGCAATTTGATAAAATATTCGTGGTCAGGTTTTTAAATTCAGGATTGTTTTTCTTTGGCTTATTAGTGAATTTCCTTTGGTTACATAAAGGTTTGCTAGAAGTTATCTGGTTCCATTTAATTATTTCATTTGTAGTTTCATTAGTCACGGTCTTATTGAATTGGGATGGGATTCTTAATATATTTCATGCAACTAAAGAAAAAAATAAAACCATTCTCAATTTTGGAAAATATACAACTATAACCCTAATAGGGACTAATTTGCTAAAGAGCGCCGATACCTTCATTATCGCTTTAAGTCCACTAGGTGTTACTGCAGTTGCGCTGTATTCTATCCCATTAAAGCTTACAGAATTACTACAGATTCCTCTAAGGAGCTTTGTGGCTACGGCTTTTCCTAAAATGTCGAAAGCAAGTATTGAAGGAGATTTAAAGATGGTGAGGTATTATTTTTATAGTTATAGTGGATCTATTACGATTTTATTTATACCGGTAACAATAATTACTTTTTTCTTTTCTGATTTCTTCGTGTTGTTGCTAGGTGGTGAGAAGTATTTGGGAATAGACCCCGTAACTGGGGCTAGTGCTAGCTTGATATTTAAAGTTTTTGCTATTTATGGGATGTTGTTACCCATTGATAGACTAACTGGTGTTGGTTTGGATAGTATCAATAAACCAAAAAAGAATTTTTATAAAATCATTTTTATGGTAGTGGCCAATATCATAGGGGATTTAATTGCGGTATTTGTATTTGAATCTTTGTTAGCGGTTGCGGTCGTTACGATTATATTTACATTAATAGGCTTGATAATTGGATATTACTATCTCCATAAAGAAATTGATTTAAAGTTTAGGTTGATCTTTATCGAAGGGTGGAAAGTCTATTCCAATAAAATAAAGGAGTTATTATAA
- a CDS encoding T9SS type A sorting domain-containing protein, whose amino-acid sequence MRLLKQYIFLILIIFSSVLTAQKTINCDYIIEVDDVSITNHTANPGDTMCLMAGVRPQLYMKNIEGTADEPIVIINYGGVVNIETELSYGLKFAFCRYIKLTGTGDSNEEYGIQIDTVALGNGIDIGFQSSDFEVENVEVQKTKYVGIMAKTDPDCTFSAVRDSFTMYNVNIHDNYLHHIGTEGMYIGNSFFLGHSLSACDTVVLPHIIEGVKVYNNIVHNTGWDGIQVGCALYNCDIYNNDVYLDSQEEQTYQMSGIIVNTGSSCDVHDNIIIDGKGTGIFNQGTGGQYFFNNLIVNAGRDYFPEDQILKQQFGIFSKYQYILPPDSNFYFFNNTIINPKSDGIRFYNANSDHNVFSNNIILNPGAFDYYTENGSVNNTGADSYIHNYLDCTIIDTSNNIFERSSKDQYFVDTTEYNYRLTNNSPAVNIGDDVASYDVFWDLDGNVRPYNNAADIGAYEYQSSSTSALNEESHLLFNIIPNPSDHFIQIEIPIGFSSECHIEILNIKGERMYLDSMVSDDKRIIDIDISKLSEDMYFIRLIDGKKVVVEKFIKN is encoded by the coding sequence ATGAGATTATTAAAGCAATATATATTTCTAATTCTAATCATTTTTTCTAGCGTATTAACTGCTCAGAAGACCATTAATTGCGATTATATAATTGAGGTAGATGATGTTTCAATAACAAATCATACTGCTAATCCTGGTGATACTATGTGTTTGATGGCGGGAGTAAGGCCTCAATTGTATATGAAAAATATTGAAGGTACAGCGGATGAACCAATTGTTATCATTAATTATGGTGGTGTGGTAAACATTGAAACAGAACTATCTTATGGACTAAAGTTTGCATTTTGCAGATATATTAAGCTGACAGGAACAGGTGACTCTAATGAGGAATATGGAATTCAAATTGATACAGTAGCTTTAGGAAATGGTATAGATATAGGCTTTCAATCTTCTGATTTTGAAGTTGAAAATGTGGAGGTTCAGAAGACAAAGTATGTTGGAATCATGGCAAAAACCGATCCTGATTGTACTTTTTCTGCTGTTCGAGATAGCTTTACCATGTATAATGTAAATATTCATGATAATTATCTACATCATATAGGTACTGAAGGTATGTATATTGGTAATTCATTCTTTTTAGGACATAGTCTTTCTGCCTGTGATACTGTTGTTTTACCGCATATTATTGAAGGGGTAAAAGTTTATAATAATATTGTGCATAATACTGGTTGGGATGGAATACAAGTAGGATGTGCATTATACAATTGCGATATCTATAATAATGATGTTTATCTGGATTCACAAGAGGAGCAAACTTATCAGATGAGTGGAATAATCGTAAATACGGGTAGTTCTTGTGATGTACATGATAATATCATTATTGATGGAAAAGGGACTGGAATATTTAATCAAGGTACTGGGGGACAATATTTCTTTAATAATCTAATTGTAAATGCTGGAAGGGATTATTTTCCAGAAGATCAGATTTTGAAACAGCAATTTGGGATTTTCTCTAAATACCAATATATCCTTCCACCAGATTCTAACTTTTACTTTTTTAATAATACAATTATAAATCCCAAGAGTGATGGAATTAGATTCTATAATGCTAATAGCGATCATAATGTGTTTTCAAATAATATTATATTAAATCCAGGAGCTTTTGATTACTATACTGAAAATGGTTCTGTAAATAATACAGGTGCCGATTCTTATATTCATAATTATCTTGATTGCACAATTATTGATACCAGTAATAATATTTTTGAAAGATCATCTAAAGATCAATATTTTGTAGATACAACAGAGTACAATTATCGATTAACCAATAACTCTCCAGCTGTTAATATTGGAGATGATGTTGCCTCATATGATGTGTTTTGGGATTTAGATGGTAATGTAAGGCCATATAATAATGCTGCTGATATTGGAGCTTACGAATATCAGTCCTCAAGCACAAGTGCTTTGAATGAGGAAAGTCATTTGCTTTTTAATATCATCCCAAATCCTTCTGACCATTTTATTCAAATAGAAATACCTATAGGTTTTTCATCAGAATGTCATATTGAAATATTGAATATTAAGGGAGAGAGAATGTATTTGGATTCAATGGTGAGTGATGATAAACGAATTATAGACATTGATATCAGTAAGCTCTCAGAAGATATGTATTTCATTCGTTTAATAGATGGGAAGAAAGTTGTTGTTGAGAAATTTATAAAGAATTAG